AGTAGCAATATCTGATATGGTAAGAGGTACACTTGATAAGGTATCAAAAGAATTCAATACTGTAGGATATGTTGATTATGATAATATTCTTCAGATTGATGATATTGAAGCAGTAAACATATGTGTACCTACAGTATTTCACCATGATGTTGCTATGCGTGCAATAGAAGCAGGCAAAAATGTGTTAGTAGAAAAACCAATCGCTTCAAAATTACCAGAAGCAAAAGAAATGATTAATGCAGCAAAAGATGCTGGAGTAATTTTAGCAACAGGACACGTAGAAAGATTTAATCCAGCAGTAAGAGTTGCAAAAGAATTACTTGATGCCGGAGAAATTGGTGAAGTAGTTACAGCTAACGCAAAAAGATTAGGTCCATACCCACCAAGAATAAGAGACGTGGGAGTAGCAATAGACTTAGCTATTCACGACATAGATATATTTAACTATTTATTTGAAAGTAAAGCAAACACAGTATATGCAAACATGAGCAGTAAACTAAAAAACTGTGAATTTGAAGACCATGCAGAAATAATGACCAAATATGATAGCGGAGTGTTAACCATACTTGAAACAAACTGGCTAACACCATACAAAAAACGACAATTAAACATCACAGGAGTAGATGGTATAATAAGCGTTGACTATGGTGATCAAACAGTTACACTATACAAGGAAAATAATCAAGTTGAAAACGTGAAAGTTGAAAATAAAGAACCTCTCAAAGAAGAATTAAGATCATTTGTGAATGCAGTACAGCAGGATACAGAACCTGAAGTAACAGGTCAGGATGGATATGAAGCATTAAGAATAGTTGATGCTGCTATGAAATCATCAAAAGATAAAAGATTAGTATATTTATAAAAATAAGTGATTAAAATGAATAGCAAACTAATTGAGAAAGCTAGTGAACTTAGAAATAAAGGATTAACCACAGGTGAAATAGCAGATGAATTAAACATTTCAAAAGATACTACACAATGGTTAATAATGCAAAAAACACCTGTAAACAAAAATAAACAAAAACAAAAACCCGACGATTTTGCTATTAACTGGAAAACAATAGGAACTAGTTCATCACGTATGCAATACATTTCATCAGCACTAGCTGATTTAACACTAGAGGAAGGTGTTGTTGACGCGGTTGTAGGTATATCAGTAAGCGGAGTTCCATTTGCAACAAT
This genomic interval from Candidatus Methanosphaera massiliense contains the following:
- a CDS encoding Gfo/Idh/MocA family protein; this encodes MKQTNVGVIGVGSMGYNHVRIYSELENANLVAISDMVRGTLDKVSKEFNTVGYVDYDNILQIDDIEAVNICVPTVFHHDVAMRAIEAGKNVLVEKPIASKLPEAKEMINAAKDAGVILATGHVERFNPAVRVAKELLDAGEIGEVVTANAKRLGPYPPRIRDVGVAIDLAIHDIDIFNYLFESKANTVYANMSSKLKNCEFEDHAEIMTKYDSGVLTILETNWLTPYKKRQLNITGVDGIISVDYGDQTVTLYKENNQVENVKVENKEPLKEELRSFVNAVQQDTEPEVTGQDGYEALRIVDAAMKSSKDKRLVYL
- a CDS encoding orotate phosphoribosyltransferase-like protein; this encodes MNSKLIEKASELRNKGLTTGEIADELNISKDTTQWLIMQKTPVNKNKQKQKPDDFAINWKTIGTSSSRMQYISSALADLTLEEGVVDAVVGISVSGVPFATIMSDLLDADLAVFHPVKHMKNESAQGAISNNFANIKNKNVVIVDDVITSGATVTDAIRVCETHGAKPIAVTVLVDKKGINDLEDVPVKSLIKINKVG